The following coding sequences are from one Triticum aestivum cultivar Chinese Spring chromosome 5A, IWGSC CS RefSeq v2.1, whole genome shotgun sequence window:
- the LOC123106989 gene encoding glutathione S-transferase U18 gives MSEPVVVVGGWASPFVTRVCIALRLKGVEYEFLQEAVGRKSELLLRSNPVYRKMPVLLHGGRPVCESLVIVQYVDEAFSAAGKPILPADPYRRAVHRFWAEYADAKLHSPLRTLRGMVGGDKADAAEQVSAALRQLEEAFLECSGGKRYFGGDDVGFLDIVVGSYIGWFGAAERIAGLPVLDEARTPRLAAWAVRFCAHDAVGDLVPDAARLVEFGEVLRAALAANASSRP, from the exons atgtcGGAGCCGGTGGTGGTCGTGGGCGGGTGGGCGAGCCCGTTCGTAACGCGAGTGTGCATCGCGCTCAGGCTCAAGGGCGTGGAGTACGAGTTCCTCCAGGAAGCGGTGGGCAGGAAGAGCGAGCTGCTGCTCAGGTCCAACCCCGTCTACAGGAAGATGCCCGTGCTGCTCCACGGCGGCCGCCCCGTCTGCGAGTCCCTGGTCATCGTGCAGTACGTCGACGAAGCTTTCTCCGCCGCCGGGAAGCCCATTCTTCCGGCCGACCCCTACCGCCGCGCCGTCCACCGGTTCTGGGCAGAGTACGCCGACGCCAAG CTCCATTCACCACTTCGGACACTGAGAGGTATGGTCGGCGGCGACAAGGCCGATGCCGCGGAGCAGGTGTCCGCCGCGCTCCGGCAGCTCGAGGAGGCCTTCCTGGAGTGCAGCGGCGGGAAGCGCTACTTCGGTGGGGATGACGTCGGCTTCCTGGACATCGTCGTTGGCTCCTACATCGGGTGGTTCGGAGCCGCGGAGAGGATCGCTGGGCTTCCCGTCCTCGACGAGGCCAGAACGCCGCGGTTGGCGGCCTGGGCGGTGCGGTTCTGCGCGCACGACGCCGTCGGGGACCTCgtgcccgacgccgccaggctcgTTGAGTTCGGCGAGGTGCTCCGCGCGGCGCTGGCGGCCAACGCTTCCTCCCGGCCGTGA